One genomic segment of Tursiops truncatus isolate mTurTru1 chromosome 11, mTurTru1.mat.Y, whole genome shotgun sequence includes these proteins:
- the CALCOCO1 gene encoding calcium-binding and coiled-coil domain-containing protein 1 isoform X3, whose product MEESSLSRAPSRGGVNFLNVARTYIPNTKVECHYTLPPGTVPSASDWIGIFKVEAACVRDYHTFVWSSVPESVTDGSPIHASVQFQASYLPKPGAQLYQFRYVNRQGRVCGQSPPFQFREPRPMDELVTLEETDGGSDILLVVPKATVLQNQLDESQQERNDLMQLKLQLEGQVTELRSRVQELETALASARQEHVALEEQYKGLSRSHGELTEERDILSRQQGDHVARILELEDDIQTISEKVLTKEVELDRVRDTVKALTREQEKLLGQLKEVQADKEQSEAELQVAQQENCRLNLELQEARGRQEEQGAQAQRLKDKMAQMKDTLGQAQQRVAEKDKILKLSAEILRLEKAVQEEKTQNQVFKTELAQEKDSSLVQLSESRRELVELRSALRVLQKEKEQLQEEKQELLEYMRKLEARLEKVADEKWNEDPATEDEEAAAGLRCPVALTDSEDESPEDMRLPPYGLCERGDLGSSPAAGPREASPLVVISQPAPIAPHLSGPAEDSSSDSEAEDEKSVLMAAVQSGGEEANLLLPELGNAFYDMASGFAAGPLSEASTGGPTTPPWKECPICKERFPAESDKDALEDHVDGHFFFSTQDPFTFE is encoded by the exons ATGGAAGAATCATCGCTAAGCCGGGCACCATCCCGGGGTGGAGTCAACTTTCTGAATGTGGCCCGGACCTACATCCCCAACACCAAGGTGGAGTGTCACTACACGCTCCCCCCAGGCACTGTGCCCAGTGCCAGCGACTGGATTGGCATCTTCAAG GTGGAGGCTGCCTGTGTCCGGGATTACCACACGTTTGTGTGGTCTTCGGTGCCTGAAAGTGTAACTGATGGTTCCCCCATCCATGCCAGTGTCCAGTTCCAAG CCAGCTACCTGCCCAAACCCGGAGCCCAGCTCTACCAGTTCCGGTACGTGAACCGCCAGGGCCGGGTGTGTGGGCAGAGCCCCCCTTTCCAGTTCCGAGAGCCACGGCCCATGGATGAACTGGTGACCCTGGAGGAGACTGACGGCGGCTCTGACATCCTGCTGGTTGTTCCCAAGGCAACTGTGCTGCAG AACCAGCTGGATGAGAGCCAGCAAGAGAGGAATGACCTGATGCAGCTGAAGCTGCAGCTGGAGGGGCAGGTGACAGAGCTGAGGAGCCGAGTACAGGAGCTCGAGACGGCTCTGGCGTCCGCCAGGCAGGAGCACGTGGCACTGGAGGAGCAGTACAAG GGGCTTTCCCGGTCCCACGGGGAGCTCACGGAAGAGAGGGACATCCTGAGCCGGCAACAGGGAGACCACGTGGCCCGCATCCTGGAGCTGGAAGATGACATCCAGACTATCAGTGAGAAGGTGCTGACGAAAGAGGTGGAGCTGGACCG GGTTAGAGACACGGTGAAGGCCCTGACTCGGGAACAAGAGAAGCTCCTCGGGCAGCTGAAGGAAGTGCAGGCAGACAAGGAGCAAAGCGAG GCTGAGCTCCAGGTGGCACAGCAGGAGAACTGTCGCTTGAATTTGGAGCTGCAGGAGGCCAGGGGCCGGCAGGAGGAGCAGGGTGCTCAGGCCCAGCGACTGAAGGACAAGATGGCCCAGATGAAGGACACCCTCGGCCAGGCCCAGCAGCGGGTG GCTGAGAAGGACAAGATCCTAAAGCTGAGTGCAGAGATACTTCGACTGGAAAAGGCAGTACAGGAGGAGAAGACCCAGAACCAAGTGTTCAAGACTGAACTGGCCCAGGAAAAGGACTCTAGCCTG GTGCAGTTGTCAGAGAGTAGGCGGGAGCTGGTGGAGCTGCGGTCAGCCCTGCGTGTGCTCCAGAAGGAAAAGGAGCAGCTccaggaggagaagcag GAACTGCTAGAGTACATGAGAAAGCTGGAGGCCCGCCTGGAGAAGGTGGCAGACGAGAAGTGGAATGAGGACCCTGCCACAGAGGACGAGGAGGCCGCTGCGGGGCTGC GCTGCCCAGTGGCTCTGACAGACTCAGAGGATGAGTCTCCAGAAGACATGAGGCTCCCGCCCTACGGTCTGTGTGAGCGTGGAGACCTGGGCTCCTCCCCTGCCGCAGGGCCACGAGAGGCTTCTCCCCTAGTCGTCATCAGCCAGCCGGCTCCCATCGCTCCCCACCTCTCAGGACCAGCTGAGGACAGTAGCTCTGACTCT GAGGCTGAAGATGAGAAGTCAGTCCTAATGGCAGCTGTGCAGAGTGGTGGTGAGGAGGCCAACCTGCTGCTTCCGGAACTGGGCAATGCCTTCTATGACATGGCCAG TGGCTTTGCGGCGGGTCCCTTGTCAGAGGCCAGCACTGGGGGCCCTACCACCCCCCCATGGAAGGAGTGTCCTATTTGTAAGGAACGCTTCCCAGCCGAGAGTGATAAGGATGCCCTGGAGGACCACGTGGACGGACACTTCTTTTTCAGCACCCAGGACCCCTTCACCTTTGAATGA
- the CALCOCO1 gene encoding calcium-binding and coiled-coil domain-containing protein 1 isoform X1 — protein MEESSLSRAPSRGGVNFLNVARTYIPNTKVECHYTLPPGTVPSASDWIGIFKVEAACVRDYHTFVWSSVPESVTDGSPIHASVQFQASYLPKPGAQLYQFRYVNRQGRVCGQSPPFQFREPRPMDELVTLEETDGGSDILLVVPKATVLQNQLDESQQERNDLMQLKLQLEGQVTELRSRVQELETALASARQEHVALEEQYKGLSRSHGELTEERDILSRQQGDHVARILELEDDIQTISEKVLTKEVELDRVRDTVKALTREQEKLLGQLKEVQADKEQSEAELQVAQQENCRLNLELQEARGRQEEQGAQAQRLKDKMAQMKDTLGQAQQRVAELEPLKEQLRGAQELAASSQQKAALLGEELASAAGARDRTIAELHRSRLEVAGVNGRLAELSLHLKEEKSQWSKERAGLLQSVEAEKDKILKLSAEILRLEKAVQEEKTQNQVFKTELAQEKDSSLVQLSESRRELVELRSALRVLQKEKEQLQEEKQELLEYMRKLEARLEKVADEKWNEDPATEDEEAAAGLRCPVALTDSEDESPEDMRLPPYGLCERGDLGSSPAAGPREASPLVVISQPAPIAPHLSGPAEDSSSDSEAEDEKSVLMAAVQSGGEEANLLLPELGNAFYDMASGFAAGPLSEASTGGPTTPPWKECPICKERFPAESDKDALEDHVDGHFFFSTQDPFTFE, from the exons ATGGAAGAATCATCGCTAAGCCGGGCACCATCCCGGGGTGGAGTCAACTTTCTGAATGTGGCCCGGACCTACATCCCCAACACCAAGGTGGAGTGTCACTACACGCTCCCCCCAGGCACTGTGCCCAGTGCCAGCGACTGGATTGGCATCTTCAAG GTGGAGGCTGCCTGTGTCCGGGATTACCACACGTTTGTGTGGTCTTCGGTGCCTGAAAGTGTAACTGATGGTTCCCCCATCCATGCCAGTGTCCAGTTCCAAG CCAGCTACCTGCCCAAACCCGGAGCCCAGCTCTACCAGTTCCGGTACGTGAACCGCCAGGGCCGGGTGTGTGGGCAGAGCCCCCCTTTCCAGTTCCGAGAGCCACGGCCCATGGATGAACTGGTGACCCTGGAGGAGACTGACGGCGGCTCTGACATCCTGCTGGTTGTTCCCAAGGCAACTGTGCTGCAG AACCAGCTGGATGAGAGCCAGCAAGAGAGGAATGACCTGATGCAGCTGAAGCTGCAGCTGGAGGGGCAGGTGACAGAGCTGAGGAGCCGAGTACAGGAGCTCGAGACGGCTCTGGCGTCCGCCAGGCAGGAGCACGTGGCACTGGAGGAGCAGTACAAG GGGCTTTCCCGGTCCCACGGGGAGCTCACGGAAGAGAGGGACATCCTGAGCCGGCAACAGGGAGACCACGTGGCCCGCATCCTGGAGCTGGAAGATGACATCCAGACTATCAGTGAGAAGGTGCTGACGAAAGAGGTGGAGCTGGACCG GGTTAGAGACACGGTGAAGGCCCTGACTCGGGAACAAGAGAAGCTCCTCGGGCAGCTGAAGGAAGTGCAGGCAGACAAGGAGCAAAGCGAG GCTGAGCTCCAGGTGGCACAGCAGGAGAACTGTCGCTTGAATTTGGAGCTGCAGGAGGCCAGGGGCCGGCAGGAGGAGCAGGGTGCTCAGGCCCAGCGACTGAAGGACAAGATGGCCCAGATGAAGGACACCCTCGGCCAGGCCCAGCAGCGGGTG GCTGAGCTGGAGCCCCTGAAGGAGCAGCTTCGAGGGGCCCAGGAGCTTGCAGCCTCGAGCCAGCAGAAAGCCGCCCTTCTTGGGGAGGAGCTGGCCAGCGCAGCGGGAGCCAGGGACCGCACCATAGCCGAGCTGCACCGCAGCCGCCTGGAAGTGGCTGGAGTCAACGGCAGGCTGGCTGAGCTCAGTCTGCacttgaaggaggaaaaaagccaGTGGAGCAAGGAGCGGGCGGGGCTGCTGCAGAGTGTGGAG GCTGAGAAGGACAAGATCCTAAAGCTGAGTGCAGAGATACTTCGACTGGAAAAGGCAGTACAGGAGGAGAAGACCCAGAACCAAGTGTTCAAGACTGAACTGGCCCAGGAAAAGGACTCTAGCCTG GTGCAGTTGTCAGAGAGTAGGCGGGAGCTGGTGGAGCTGCGGTCAGCCCTGCGTGTGCTCCAGAAGGAAAAGGAGCAGCTccaggaggagaagcag GAACTGCTAGAGTACATGAGAAAGCTGGAGGCCCGCCTGGAGAAGGTGGCAGACGAGAAGTGGAATGAGGACCCTGCCACAGAGGACGAGGAGGCCGCTGCGGGGCTGC GCTGCCCAGTGGCTCTGACAGACTCAGAGGATGAGTCTCCAGAAGACATGAGGCTCCCGCCCTACGGTCTGTGTGAGCGTGGAGACCTGGGCTCCTCCCCTGCCGCAGGGCCACGAGAGGCTTCTCCCCTAGTCGTCATCAGCCAGCCGGCTCCCATCGCTCCCCACCTCTCAGGACCAGCTGAGGACAGTAGCTCTGACTCT GAGGCTGAAGATGAGAAGTCAGTCCTAATGGCAGCTGTGCAGAGTGGTGGTGAGGAGGCCAACCTGCTGCTTCCGGAACTGGGCAATGCCTTCTATGACATGGCCAG TGGCTTTGCGGCGGGTCCCTTGTCAGAGGCCAGCACTGGGGGCCCTACCACCCCCCCATGGAAGGAGTGTCCTATTTGTAAGGAACGCTTCCCAGCCGAGAGTGATAAGGATGCCCTGGAGGACCACGTGGACGGACACTTCTTTTTCAGCACCCAGGACCCCTTCACCTTTGAATGA
- the CALCOCO1 gene encoding calcium-binding and coiled-coil domain-containing protein 1 isoform X2, protein MEESSLSRAPSRGGVNFLNVARTYIPNTKVECHYTLPPGTVPSASDWIGIFKVEAACVRDYHTFVWSSVPESVTDGSPIHASVQFQASYLPKPGAQLYQFRYVNRQGRVCGQSPPFQFREPRPMDELVTLEETDGGSDILLVVPKATVLQNQLDESQQERNDLMQLKLQLEGQVTELRSRVQELETALASARQEHVALEEQYKGLSRSHGELTEERDILSRQQGDHVARILELEDDIQTISEKVLTKEVELDRVRDTVKALTREQEKLLGQLKEVQADKEQSEAELQVAQQENCRLNLELQEARGRQEEQGAQAQRLKDKMAQMKDTLGQAQQRVAELEPLKEQLRGAQELAASSQQKAALLGEELASAAGARDRTIAELHRSRLEVAGVNGRLAELSLHLKEEKSQWSKERAGLLQSVEAEKDKILKLSAEILRLEKAVQEEKTQNQVFKTELAQEKDSSLVQLSESRRELVELRSALRVLQKEKEQLQEEKQELLEYMRKLEARLEKVADEKWNEDPATEDEEAAAGLRCPVALTDSEDESPEDMRLPPYGLCERGDLGSSPAAGPREASPLVVISQPAPIAPHLSGPAEDSSSDSWLCGGSLVRGQHWGPYHPPMEGVSYL, encoded by the exons ATGGAAGAATCATCGCTAAGCCGGGCACCATCCCGGGGTGGAGTCAACTTTCTGAATGTGGCCCGGACCTACATCCCCAACACCAAGGTGGAGTGTCACTACACGCTCCCCCCAGGCACTGTGCCCAGTGCCAGCGACTGGATTGGCATCTTCAAG GTGGAGGCTGCCTGTGTCCGGGATTACCACACGTTTGTGTGGTCTTCGGTGCCTGAAAGTGTAACTGATGGTTCCCCCATCCATGCCAGTGTCCAGTTCCAAG CCAGCTACCTGCCCAAACCCGGAGCCCAGCTCTACCAGTTCCGGTACGTGAACCGCCAGGGCCGGGTGTGTGGGCAGAGCCCCCCTTTCCAGTTCCGAGAGCCACGGCCCATGGATGAACTGGTGACCCTGGAGGAGACTGACGGCGGCTCTGACATCCTGCTGGTTGTTCCCAAGGCAACTGTGCTGCAG AACCAGCTGGATGAGAGCCAGCAAGAGAGGAATGACCTGATGCAGCTGAAGCTGCAGCTGGAGGGGCAGGTGACAGAGCTGAGGAGCCGAGTACAGGAGCTCGAGACGGCTCTGGCGTCCGCCAGGCAGGAGCACGTGGCACTGGAGGAGCAGTACAAG GGGCTTTCCCGGTCCCACGGGGAGCTCACGGAAGAGAGGGACATCCTGAGCCGGCAACAGGGAGACCACGTGGCCCGCATCCTGGAGCTGGAAGATGACATCCAGACTATCAGTGAGAAGGTGCTGACGAAAGAGGTGGAGCTGGACCG GGTTAGAGACACGGTGAAGGCCCTGACTCGGGAACAAGAGAAGCTCCTCGGGCAGCTGAAGGAAGTGCAGGCAGACAAGGAGCAAAGCGAG GCTGAGCTCCAGGTGGCACAGCAGGAGAACTGTCGCTTGAATTTGGAGCTGCAGGAGGCCAGGGGCCGGCAGGAGGAGCAGGGTGCTCAGGCCCAGCGACTGAAGGACAAGATGGCCCAGATGAAGGACACCCTCGGCCAGGCCCAGCAGCGGGTG GCTGAGCTGGAGCCCCTGAAGGAGCAGCTTCGAGGGGCCCAGGAGCTTGCAGCCTCGAGCCAGCAGAAAGCCGCCCTTCTTGGGGAGGAGCTGGCCAGCGCAGCGGGAGCCAGGGACCGCACCATAGCCGAGCTGCACCGCAGCCGCCTGGAAGTGGCTGGAGTCAACGGCAGGCTGGCTGAGCTCAGTCTGCacttgaaggaggaaaaaagccaGTGGAGCAAGGAGCGGGCGGGGCTGCTGCAGAGTGTGGAG GCTGAGAAGGACAAGATCCTAAAGCTGAGTGCAGAGATACTTCGACTGGAAAAGGCAGTACAGGAGGAGAAGACCCAGAACCAAGTGTTCAAGACTGAACTGGCCCAGGAAAAGGACTCTAGCCTG GTGCAGTTGTCAGAGAGTAGGCGGGAGCTGGTGGAGCTGCGGTCAGCCCTGCGTGTGCTCCAGAAGGAAAAGGAGCAGCTccaggaggagaagcag GAACTGCTAGAGTACATGAGAAAGCTGGAGGCCCGCCTGGAGAAGGTGGCAGACGAGAAGTGGAATGAGGACCCTGCCACAGAGGACGAGGAGGCCGCTGCGGGGCTGC GCTGCCCAGTGGCTCTGACAGACTCAGAGGATGAGTCTCCAGAAGACATGAGGCTCCCGCCCTACGGTCTGTGTGAGCGTGGAGACCTGGGCTCCTCCCCTGCCGCAGGGCCACGAGAGGCTTCTCCCCTAGTCGTCATCAGCCAGCCGGCTCCCATCGCTCCCCACCTCTCAGGACCAGCTGAGGACAGTAGCTCTGACTCT TGGCTTTGCGGCGGGTCCCTTGTCAGAGGCCAGCACTGGGGGCCCTACCACCCCCCCATGGAAGGAGTGTCCTATTTGTAA